The Lasioglossum baleicum chromosome 3, iyLasBale1, whole genome shotgun sequence region ATATAAAATGCACGATCAAGAACTTCAAATAAAATGTGCACTTAGGAACTTCAGACAAAATATACACTCAAGAACTTCAGATAAAATGTACACTTAGAAACTTCAAATGAAATGTACACTTTGGAACTTCCGAGAAAATATACATTTAGGTGCTTCAGATGAAACGTACACTTAGGAACATCAGATAAAAtttacttacaattagcagcTTCATATAAAATGCACGATCAAGAACTTCAAATAAAATGTGCACTTAGGAACTTCAGACAAAATATACACTCAAGAACTTCAGATAAAATGTACACTTAGAAACTTCAAATGAAATGTACACTTTGGAACTTCGGACTTTACAATTATCAGCTTCATATAAAATGCACAGTCAGGAGCTTCATATAAAACGCACAGTCAGGAACTTCATGTAAAATGCACAGTCAggaaattcaaataaaatgtgCACTTAGGAACTTCAGACAAAATATACACTCACGAACTTCGGATAAAAAATGTGCACTGAGGAACTTCAGATAAAAGGTACACTTAGGAACTTCAGACAAAATATACAATCAGGAACTTCAGGCAAAATATAGAATCAGGAGCTTCATATAAGGTGTATATTTAGGAAGTTCATATGAAATGTACAGATAGGATCTTCATACAAAATGTACACTTAGGGTCGTCACTGTTGATGCACGAGCAGTGATAAAATAGTTCTGATGCGCCGATCGCTTTTTTCCACCGCCCACCTGTATGCAGCATGACACGGTGACCACCTACGCCCTCGTATAAGTGGAAAAAGTGACGCGAACACATGTTTAGTTGGTGAGAGAGGACAAAGAAGGGGCCGGGTCGTGCGTACGAAGATTATGTGAAATAGAAAGGACCACTGGTCAAAAGGAGATCCGCGAGGATCTGATTGGTCGATGCTCGGCGTGGGATCTTGCAGCCACCCTTATAGATCCGTGGATCGTCGACCTGTTCTGCAGTCCGTCGATCACGAAGATCGCTCGTTACAATCGTGATTGGATCGTCGGAGAGAAGTGAACATGTTCGGGAGGAGTTTCGTCGTTGTTGGTGCTCTATGCTTTATTGTTTCTGTTGGGGTAAGTGTTTTTACATTCATACTAATCTCTATTGTTCCTTTTACGTCTTTCGGTGATCTTTTTGATTgacaaatacaatattttatcatGATTGAAGCAGTTGAGTGAACGTTCCAATGCAAGTGACATcgttaaaattgtattttatagttctatcaaaaaatttaatgaaaatagtAGCCCTACGGACAAATGTACTTAACAGAAGTTCTATATTGTCTGAAAATTTAATAGAAACAGTTAATCTATGCAATAATTACTCTAATAAGAATAGTACTATTACATATACGAGGTCCCAACGTTTGATTAAAAATAGTAAGACTGTAAAACTATTACACGTATTTAAAGATATTTTTTGTTTCCTATTTTTGAAGATATTGCaacaaagaaattattatatatgttataatatttatcattattattgttataatatataataaaattaaaaagtaaattAAAAAGTCACAGCCattaatttttcagaaaaaattcCTAAAGTGTTTAGACACGTCCCCATAAAAGAACTTAGTtgatctcgaagattcggcaaCCATCTAGTATTTTTTGTAATggcaattttcagtaaaaaatATTAGCAAATGTTTACAAAATACGTAAGATAAACAGAACACAAACAGCTTAAAAGAAGCAATGACGCGAACCAAGAAGGCACGCTGACCTTTCGGATAATGAGGCACACAGAAAATCGTTTGACGCTCTTTATATGTAGAAAAGTGAAAGCTGCGAGGAACATGTCCACAGAAACTGATCGCGAACCATCGTATCCATCGTCTTAAACGTATGTCTACCGAATTTACAATAACAGGTTTGCTGGACTGTGTGGGTCGAATTTATCGCGACCTGTTTCTATGAAAAGATGTCCTCGCGGATTATACTGAGCGCGATGATTTAACTGACTTGTAAGCACCAATAGAACATTGACACAGATACGCTTCTGTTGCAGACGTGTCTCAGGATAAGGCGCCAGAGTGACTCAGAAGAGGGTGGACAGGTTATTgataatattttcaatgtgaGTATTTCATAGGTGTTTTCGGTCACTCCCTTTTtgggcataaatattaaataattaaactcTGACAAAGGTAAAATACTGCAATTTCCCCGAtggaaaatcaatatttatttacgtTCCAACACTGTAGacttgttaaaaaaattatagattACATAAACATCTTTCACTTTAGTTAATAGCCGGACTATTTCGTACATCACTCCTTGAACATAGATATTAAGTAATTAGACTGTTTTAAAATCAAAATACACAGATCTTCTGCGATGGAAAATCAATGTTTACATAATTCGAAGCACACCAGACTCGTTCAGAAAGTAGGAAATTACATAAACGTCTCTAAATTTAGTTATAAATACTTTTATAGTAAACACTGAGGtggtattttatttaatttccccATGGAAGTTATAAACATTTTGCTATTCAGGCACGCTTTTTACTTCCTTAGTAAACAATTCTTCataaaaaacgaattacaatGACCAGTGTAATAATTAAAGTTGTGTCTCACCTTCTAGATCCCGATCACAGCGATCAGGCAAACTTCGGCAGCAGCGCAGTCGTTTAGCCCAGAGAACTCGCAGACCATTGACAATGTGTTGCAGGTACTAACGAATTGTTAAGAGTTCATTTAGATTTACGAAATTGGTGGTATCTTTGTTAAATTACTTTTCCAGATTCCGATATCGACGCTAGAGGCTGTCGGAAACCTGGTTAAATCGAGAACAGGTCAAAGATCTCAGAATGCAGAAGAATATCAAAGGATCAGACAGGAGAGGAGGGAGAGGTTGGCAGCACAGAGGGAAAGACAGAGACAGCAGAGGGAACAGTTACAACAACAACGCTTGAAACAACAGCAGATTAAAAGGACCATCAAGTTGCACAATAAAGATCCGTTCGGGTTGAATGCGCTGTCGAACCTGCTGGTTGGTAATCATGGTTTATTCGGTAGTTATGGTGGCCACGGTGGTCATGGAGGGCACATGGGTCTTGGTGGGCATGGTGGTCATGGTGGTAATGGAAATCATGGTAACTATCCCATCTGTTTGCCTCTATctgtcaggaaaaacgccggATGTCACaacttcaaaaaatttgagtttatgcattaattgaactttatagtataggatttacgtatttaccagaagaaAAGTCAGAAAAACAAATCCGAAAGGCTGAAAAAAATACTGCAATttcaccgatgtcctatgtGAAAGCATTAGTaatgaaaactttaaacggcgatatctcgaaagtgaaaatatgtgacttgcggcgttcttcctgacaaccatagATATATCGCCTAAATACTTGTGCGAAAATTCCAACGCGGAGAAATCACGAGCCCCGGAAAGACAacgcaatttttcattattggaCTCTTTGTTTGTATTAATTAGACATACTGTGTATTTACTGTGCATTGGAATTTCACATCTTAAATgtaaatatcattaaaattcAATAGAATCGCACTTTGTTCCTCGcaattttgtaatacttatcAAAAAGATTGTGCATTTGCACGACGGCGACGTTCTACAATGTAGAAAAAGTCGTTATCACCTTTTTATTGCATAAGCGGATTTAAATTATTCCACTCACAGTGTCTGCGGGTATGTTACAATTTGCAAGTTCTGCAGAATGACAAGTTTTATCTGAGGATAATTGTACATATTATGAGTTGCAGCTTATCTGTCATATAACATTAGTTTTCGTTCACATTTACAATTAAGTGAACAAATcgaacaaaattaatttgatacgAAAGTCATATAGAAATCGTGGTGAAATCATTCATTCAAGTTTCAGTACGACAAAATCTCTATGCATACACAATCCAACCATGAAGCAATCACACTCTTTGCCCAACCATTCAGAGCCAATAAAATCGAACGAATAATCGAGCAATCAAATTTTAAATGTCCAAGTTTCAAatccaattttgaatttcgtttGGATAATCGATTTCGCAATGCGAAGAAATTGTTGCGTAGTTTTCCTCGCTTTGAGCCGgcttcatttaaataaatacgAATGCACACGATTCTCCAGCACATTTTACAGGAAAGAACCCCGCACTAATTATATGGAAAATCTATCCCGGTAAAATCAGTTGGATTGTTCATATGTTGTAGCTTATACAAAACTCAATGGACAGTTATCGAGTTATAATCAGTCAAACATGACAAATTCGAGCTGCTGAATACTCAAATTTTGGAACAAAAATAGTATGGtttcacaaaatctgtttggtggcatcattatttttgaattttaaatgaccttgaaaaaggtCTGTGAACAGAAATCTTTCACAAAAATGTTTGCGTGTCACAGCAGAGATAAGGACCCCACGGTTCGTCACTCCCGTAGTATTTTTTTACTCCAAATCCTCTCTGCTGTGTgtttgtgtgcgtgtgtgtgtggatTAGTAAAAAAATGATCTCATTATGTATTACTCATTTGGATTCTGTTGTTGTGGTCTCTGATTTGAGTATTCAGCAGCTCGAATTTGTCATGTTTGACTGATTATAACTCGATAAATGTTCATTATTGAGCTTTGTGCCCATTACATCTTTTGTTCAGCAGATCATAAGCTACAACATATGAAAAATCCAACTGATTTTACCGGGATAGATTTTCCATATAATTAGTGCGGGGTTCTATTTCACAATCTATTCTTCCGGGACTTACTGAAAAAATTGTGGCAGTCTCGAGAATGTCTCGTAAACAAAAATAAcatatcaaaaatattttcaggCATCCACGGAGGCCACGGAAACCCAGCAAACAATGGTCAGCATACTTATGAAGTCCACGAGAACATAGAAGAAGACACGGCTTATACTTGGCACGGACTCACTGCTGGAATTGGAAGTTACTATGGATCCAGACCCAGCAGCACTGTCACAACGATACAGAACAAAATAGCACCCAAAGACAGAAAGCCAATCACCTACAACTACGAGAACAGTCTATACAATAAAGTTGCATCGAATACTGCACAGAACGGGCTGCAATCCGAGGAGGAGGATGGTC contains the following coding sequences:
- the LOC143207159 gene encoding uncharacterized protein LOC143207159, with the protein product MFGRSFVVVGALCFIVSVGTCLRIRRQSDSEEGGQVIDNIFNIPITAIRQTSAAAQSFSPENSQTIDNVLQIPISTLEAVGNLVKSRTGQRSQNAEEYQRIRQERRERLAAQRERQRQQREQLQQQRLKQQQIKRTIKLHNKDPFGLNALSNLLVGNHGLFGSYGGHGGHGGHMGLGGHGGHGGNGNHGIHGGHGNPANNGQHTYEVHENIEEDTAYTWHGLTAGIGSYYGSRPSSTVTTIQNKIAPKDRKPITYNYENSLYNKVASNTAQNGLQSEEEDGPIQNKIAPKSNRITFKS